The Octadecabacter arcticus 238 genome contains a region encoding:
- a CDS encoding 5-bromo-4-chloroindolyl phosphate hydrolysis family protein, producing the protein MAKKFGGKFSPDETAPDGIREAVVDERKVTAAGSEAKVLFVPGVLLAFLSLNEGALDLILGLIGAGVLTLSAWLTRDGLRAAAAFELRKVARKPRIPRKLFGTVLAGVGIVLASLSNDPSMLAAIIYGVVAAGLHTVAFGIDPLRDKRMEGIDTFQQDRVAKVVDEAEAYLVSMKDHIDSIGDRHLETRTTQFQLMARRMIHTVEEDPRDLTGARKFLGVYLMGARDAAAKFADIYKRQRNEDARADFEALLSDLEQNFAARTDKMLLDDRSDMDIEIKVLRDRLQREGL; encoded by the coding sequence TTGGCCAAAAAGTTCGGTGGAAAGTTTAGCCCTGACGAGACAGCGCCTGACGGTATCCGTGAGGCCGTTGTCGATGAGCGCAAGGTCACTGCTGCGGGATCGGAAGCAAAGGTGCTGTTCGTGCCCGGTGTCTTGCTGGCGTTCTTGTCTTTGAATGAGGGCGCGTTGGATCTGATTTTAGGTCTGATCGGGGCTGGGGTGTTGACGTTGTCTGCGTGGTTGACCCGTGATGGGCTGCGGGCCGCAGCGGCGTTCGAGTTGCGCAAGGTTGCACGAAAGCCAAGAATACCGCGCAAATTGTTCGGGACTGTTCTGGCAGGTGTCGGCATTGTATTGGCGTCACTGTCCAACGATCCCAGTATGTTGGCCGCAATTATCTATGGCGTTGTCGCCGCTGGTTTGCACACGGTGGCGTTTGGCATCGACCCGTTGCGCGACAAGCGCATGGAGGGGATTGATACTTTCCAACAAGATCGGGTCGCCAAGGTCGTTGATGAGGCAGAGGCGTATCTGGTATCGATGAAAGATCACATCGACAGTATTGGCGATCGACATCTGGAAACCCGCACAACGCAGTTTCAATTGATGGCGCGACGGATGATCCACACTGTCGAAGAAGACCCACGCGATCTGACTGGCGCGCGTAAGTTTTTGGGCGTCTATCTGATGGGCGCGCGCGATGCGGCGGCGAAATTCGCTGACATATACAAACGCCAGCGCAATGAAGATGCCCGCGCCGATTTCGAGGCGTTGTTGTCTGACCTTGAGCAGAACTTCGCCGCCCGAACCGACAAAATGTTGCTAGATGATCGCAGTGACATGGATATAGAAATTAAAGTGCTGCGCGATCGGTTGCAGCGAGAAGGCCTGTAA
- a CDS encoding metal ABC transporter permease, with amino-acid sequence MTDLLDDFMVRAILAAVGTALACGALGCFVVWRRMAYFGDATAHAAILGVALALLFSVSVPLGVLIVALAMGLLVGVLSGRTITPDSLLGVLSHGFLALGLVAVSLMPDARVDLDAYLFGDILVVSRIDLAVIWGGAAILCGVLVWRWQALLAEIVSNDLAYAAGLNPWRDRIMLTLLIAAVVAVSIKVIGALLITAMLIIPAASARMIARGPEAMAAWATLIGVVAAIGGLYAARSFGTPAGPSIICFASAIFCVASVVGQLRKA; translated from the coding sequence TTGACCGATCTCCTAGACGATTTCATGGTCCGCGCGATCCTTGCCGCCGTGGGAACCGCGCTGGCCTGTGGCGCTTTGGGCTGCTTTGTCGTCTGGCGACGAATGGCGTATTTTGGCGACGCGACAGCGCACGCCGCGATCCTTGGCGTGGCCCTGGCGTTGCTGTTTTCGGTGTCGGTCCCGCTGGGCGTCCTTATCGTTGCGCTGGCGATGGGGTTGCTTGTCGGGGTGTTGTCAGGCCGCACGATCACACCTGATTCCCTGCTTGGGGTGTTGTCGCATGGCTTCCTCGCGCTGGGTCTGGTGGCGGTTTCGCTGATGCCGGACGCCCGCGTTGATCTGGATGCTTATCTGTTCGGCGACATCCTCGTGGTCAGCCGGATCGACCTTGCGGTGATCTGGGGCGGGGCGGCGATTCTCTGCGGTGTGCTGGTCTGGCGCTGGCAGGCGTTGCTCGCCGAAATTGTGTCAAACGACCTTGCTTATGCCGCCGGATTGAACCCGTGGCGCGACCGCATAATGCTAACACTTCTGATCGCCGCCGTAGTCGCCGTGTCGATCAAAGTGATCGGCGCGCTGCTGATCACCGCCATGTTGATCATCCCCGCTGCAAGCGCGCGCATGATTGCCCGTGGCCCCGAAGCCATGGCGGCATGGGCTACATTGATCGGTGTTGTTGCGGCCATTGGTGGGCTTTATGCAGCGCGGTCTTTCGGCACGCCCGCGGGGCCGTCGATCATCTGTTTTGCGTCTGCAATCTTTTGTGTCGCCAGCGTCGTTGGCCAACTGCGCAAGGCTTAA
- the gatC gene encoding Asp-tRNA(Asn)/Glu-tRNA(Gln) amidotransferase subunit GatC: protein MSIDIQTARRVAKLARIAVPEADLPELAKEFSAMLGFIEQLNEVDVEGIEPMTSVTPQRLKRRTDVVTDGGQPIEILANAPDAREGFFAVPKVVE, encoded by the coding sequence ATGTCCATCGACATTCAAACCGCCCGCCGCGTCGCCAAGCTCGCGCGCATTGCAGTGCCTGAGGCTGATTTGCCTGAATTGGCTAAAGAATTCAGCGCGATGCTGGGTTTCATCGAACAGCTTAACGAAGTCGACGTTGAGGGGATTGAACCCATGACCTCGGTCACCCCGCAGCGCCTGAAACGCCGCACTGATGTGGTCACGGATGGCGGTCAACCCATTGAAATCCTAGCAAATGCCCCTGATGCCCGAGAAGGTTTTTTTGCCGTTCCGAAGGTTGTTGAATAA
- the dtd gene encoding D-aminoacyl-tRNA deacylase → MRALIQRVTSAQVHVDGALIGQCQAGVLVLVCAMQGDSDDLAAKLATKISKLRIFKDDAGRMNRSLLDVGGAALVVSQFTLAADVSRGNRPGFSAAAAPEDGARLYETFAAEMAALVPTQTGQFGADMAVSLVNDGPVTIWLDTDS, encoded by the coding sequence ATGAGGGCGCTGATCCAGCGGGTGACGTCGGCGCAAGTTCATGTGGACGGTGCGTTGATCGGGCAATGTCAGGCGGGCGTCCTGGTGCTGGTCTGTGCCATGCAGGGCGACAGCGATGATCTGGCAGCTAAACTCGCCACAAAGATCTCCAAGCTGCGAATCTTCAAGGATGACGCGGGCCGGATGAACCGGTCTTTGCTGGATGTCGGTGGCGCGGCATTGGTCGTCAGTCAGTTCACCTTGGCGGCAGATGTTTCGCGCGGCAACAGGCCAGGGTTTTCGGCAGCTGCAGCGCCTGAGGATGGTGCGCGGTTGTATGAAACGTTTGCCGCTGAAATGGCGGCTTTGGTCCCAACACAAACAGGGCAGTTTGGCGCGGATATGGCGGTGTCATTGGTCAATGACGGGCCAGTGACGATCTGGCTGGATACCGACAGTTAA
- the gatA gene encoding Asp-tRNA(Asn)/Glu-tRNA(Gln) amidotransferase subunit GatA has translation MSDLSKLKISEARDALKKGDVTSVELTQACLSEIEKAGALNAFVHKTPELAMDMARAADANKDGGDMNGIPLGIKDLFCTKGVPSQAASGILAGFKPEYESTVTSQLFAGGAVMLGKLNMDEFAMGSSNETSVYGNAVNPWKRGNDAAELTPGGSSGGSASAVAADLCLAATGTDTGGSIRQPAAFVGITGIKPTYGRVSRWGIVAFASSLDQAGPMTKDVRDAAIMLRAMSGHDPKDSTSADLAVPDFESALTGDIRGKVIGIPKEYRMDGMSSEIEKLWADGTAMLKDAGAEIRDITLPHTKYALPAYYVIAPAEASSNLARYDGVRFGHRAKLDAGDGITEMYEKTRAEGFGSEVKRRVMIGTYVLSAGFYDAYYNRARKVRALIKRDFENVFADGIDAILTPATPSAAFGLGEMTDADPVQMYLNDVFTVTVNLAGLPGIAVPAGLDKNGLPLGLQLIGRPWEEGDLLNTAYTLERAAQFVAKPNRWW, from the coding sequence ATGTCTGATCTGTCAAAACTGAAAATTTCCGAAGCCCGCGACGCCCTGAAAAAAGGCGATGTCACCAGCGTGGAACTGACACAAGCCTGCCTGTCCGAGATCGAAAAAGCTGGCGCTTTGAATGCTTTCGTGCACAAAACCCCAGAGCTTGCGATGGACATGGCCCGCGCCGCAGACGCCAATAAAGACGGCGGTGACATGAACGGAATCCCGTTGGGAATCAAAGACTTGTTCTGCACCAAAGGCGTGCCCTCACAGGCAGCATCCGGCATTCTTGCAGGCTTCAAACCCGAATATGAAAGCACTGTCACAAGCCAATTGTTCGCAGGTGGTGCGGTCATGTTGGGCAAGTTGAACATGGACGAATTCGCCATGGGTTCGTCCAATGAAACCTCGGTTTATGGCAATGCGGTCAATCCGTGGAAACGCGGCAACGACGCAGCTGAACTGACCCCCGGTGGCTCATCTGGCGGATCCGCATCCGCCGTCGCAGCCGATCTTTGTCTTGCGGCAACAGGGACTGATACCGGTGGTTCTATCCGCCAACCTGCTGCTTTTGTTGGAATAACTGGCATCAAGCCAACCTATGGCCGCGTATCACGTTGGGGCATTGTGGCGTTTGCATCCTCGCTTGATCAAGCGGGCCCAATGACCAAAGATGTGCGCGACGCGGCGATCATGCTGCGCGCAATGTCGGGGCATGATCCCAAAGACAGCACCTCCGCCGACCTTGCCGTGCCGGATTTTGAGTCGGCTTTGACAGGCGACATTCGTGGCAAAGTCATTGGTATCCCCAAAGAATATCGCATGGACGGCATGTCGAGCGAGATAGAAAAACTCTGGGCTGACGGCACCGCGATGCTGAAAGACGCAGGCGCAGAAATTCGAGACATCACCCTGCCGCACACCAAATACGCGCTGCCCGCGTATTACGTGATCGCCCCCGCCGAAGCGTCTTCAAACCTCGCACGCTATGACGGCGTGCGCTTTGGTCATCGCGCCAAACTGGATGCGGGCGATGGCATCACAGAGATGTATGAAAAGACCCGCGCCGAGGGGTTTGGCAGCGAAGTGAAACGCCGCGTCATGATCGGTACCTATGTGCTAAGTGCCGGATTTTATGACGCTTATTACAACCGCGCCCGCAAAGTGCGTGCCCTGATCAAGCGTGATTTTGAAAATGTATTTGCCGATGGCATCGACGCCATTCTGACCCCCGCGACCCCCTCTGCGGCCTTTGGGCTTGGTGAAATGACGGATGCGGATCCGGTGCAAATGTACCTCAATGACGTGTTCACGGTGACGGTAAACCTCGCCGGATTGCCCGGAATTGCGGTGCCAGCAGGCCTCGATAAGAACGGCCTGCCGCTTGGCCTGCAACTTATCGGGCGGCCATGGGAAGAAGGCGATTTGCTGAATACTGCTTACACACTGGAACGTGCGGCTCAATTTGTGGCAAAACCGAACCGATGGTGGTAA
- a CDS encoding SPFH domain-containing protein — MGILDFLTGEFIDVIEWTDDTRDTMVWRFEREAHEIKYGAKLTVRTGQAAVFVHEGQLADVFTPGLYMLETNNMPIMTTLQHWDHGFKSPFKSEIYYVNTTRFNDLKWGTKNPIMLRDPEFGPTRIRAFGTYSVKVTDPAKFLTEIVGTDGEFTMDEISFQIRNIIVQAFTRTIAASGIAVLDMAANTADLGKLIAGAIADTIAEYGISIPELYIENISLPPAVEAALDTRTSRGLTGDLDAHMKYAAAEALRAGGEASGAMGAGMGAGMGMAMAQQMANPWLNSAAQQIAPTAPQAAPPPPPVEHVWHIAEAGKTTGPFSKASLGRMVVDGTLTRASIVWTQGQDGWMAADEIAELAQLFTVMPPPPPGA; from the coding sequence ATGGGCATTCTCGATTTTCTCACCGGCGAATTTATTGACGTCATTGAATGGACCGATGACACCCGCGACACGATGGTGTGGCGGTTTGAGCGCGAGGCGCATGAGATCAAATACGGCGCCAAGCTGACGGTTCGCACCGGTCAGGCGGCTGTGTTTGTGCATGAAGGCCAGCTGGCGGACGTGTTTACGCCGGGTCTTTACATGCTTGAGACGAACAACATGCCGATCATGACGACGTTGCAGCACTGGGATCACGGGTTCAAATCGCCTTTCAAATCGGAAATTTATTACGTCAACACGACACGGTTCAACGATCTGAAATGGGGCACTAAAAACCCGATCATGCTGCGCGATCCTGAATTTGGACCGACCCGTATTCGGGCGTTTGGCACCTATAGTGTGAAGGTCACAGACCCCGCCAAGTTCCTGACAGAGATTGTCGGCACCGACGGCGAATTCACCATGGACGAGATCAGTTTCCAGATCCGCAACATCATCGTGCAAGCGTTCACCCGAACGATTGCAGCATCTGGAATCGCGGTGCTGGATATGGCCGCCAACACCGCTGATCTGGGTAAACTGATTGCAGGCGCGATTGCGGATACGATTGCGGAATACGGCATTTCTATTCCTGAACTGTACATCGAAAACATCAGCTTGCCCCCTGCGGTTGAGGCCGCTTTGGACACGCGCACATCGCGCGGCCTGACCGGTGATTTGGACGCACATATGAAATACGCCGCCGCTGAGGCGTTGCGAGCTGGCGGCGAAGCGTCGGGTGCTATGGGCGCTGGCATGGGTGCCGGAATGGGCATGGCGATGGCACAGCAGATGGCAAATCCTTGGCTTAATTCGGCGGCGCAACAGATCGCACCTACCGCGCCACAAGCCGCGCCGCCGCCGCCGCCTGTCGAACACGTTTGGCATATCGCCGAGGCAGGCAAGACCACGGGGCCGTTTTCCAAGGCGTCGTTGGGACGCATGGTGGTTGATGGTACATTGACCCGCGCCAGCATTGTTTGGACACAGGGTCAGGACGGCTGGATGGCAGCCGATGAAATCGCAGAATTGGCGCAATTGTTCACTGTGATGCCACCCCCGCCACCGGGTGCGTGA
- a CDS encoding carbohydrate kinase family protein, protein MILTCGEALIDMLPRESTLGEAAFAPYPGGAVFNTAIGLGRLGVKTQFLCGMSSDFLGDILRTALDASDVDHSPSPRLYAPCTVAFVKLVDGQATYAFYDEKSAMRSLNDAPEIDADAMFFGGISLVGDGCGDTYEALMLREAPRRVTMIDPNIRPSFIKDVAAYRARINRMMAAADIIKLSDEDLHWMEGEGDLAELAKGLVAKGAKLVCITEGAKGVTGYSAEHTVFVPSERAVVVDTVGAGDTFNSGTLAGLDRAGALTKDRIANLSAEDIHAALHLGVRVAAVTVSRAGANPPTAADLGL, encoded by the coding sequence ATGATTCTGACCTGTGGTGAAGCCCTGATTGATATGCTGCCGCGCGAAAGTACACTGGGTGAGGCGGCGTTTGCCCCCTACCCCGGTGGTGCGGTGTTCAATACGGCAATCGGGCTGGGACGCTTGGGTGTGAAGACGCAATTCTTATGCGGCATGTCGTCCGATTTTCTCGGCGACATTTTACGAACTGCGCTGGACGCGAGCGATGTTGATCACAGCCCGTCGCCGCGCCTGTATGCGCCCTGCACCGTGGCCTTTGTTAAACTGGTGGACGGGCAAGCAACATATGCGTTTTACGACGAAAAATCGGCAATGAGATCCCTGAATGATGCGCCGGAAATCGACGCGGATGCGATGTTTTTTGGCGGCATTTCACTGGTTGGGGACGGCTGCGGCGACACTTACGAGGCGCTGATGCTGCGCGAAGCCCCCCGCCGTGTCACAATGATTGATCCCAACATCCGCCCGTCGTTCATCAAGGACGTGGCCGCGTACCGCGCGCGGATCAACCGGATGATGGCGGCGGCAGACATCATCAAACTCAGCGATGAAGACTTGCACTGGATGGAAGGCGAAGGCGATCTGGCCGAACTTGCCAAGGGGCTGGTGGCCAAGGGCGCCAAGCTGGTCTGCATCACCGAAGGCGCCAAAGGTGTCACCGGATATTCCGCAGAACACACCGTGTTCGTCCCGTCCGAACGCGCAGTCGTCGTCGACACGGTCGGCGCGGGTGACACGTTTAATTCAGGCACACTGGCAGGTTTGGATCGTGCGGGCGCATTGACCAAAGACCGCATCGCAAACCTGAGCGCTGAGGACATTCACGCCGCGTTGCATCTGGGCGTGCGGGTCGCGGCGGTGACGGTGTCACGGGCTGGCGCGAACCCGCCAACGGCGGCAGACCTTGGCCTGTAA
- a CDS encoding pseudouridine synthase, which yields MNDDESKTPAPKANPDTKAIPGDRIAKVLARAGVASRREAEKIIEAGRVTVNGKTILTPALNVTDKDRIVVDGKPLAEPEPPRIWLYYKPIGLVTSERDEKGRETVFDTLPDDMPRVVSVGRLDINSEGLLLLTNDGELKRKMELPSTGWLRRYRVRINGSLSEAKLDELRAGIQIDGVHYAPVEVKFDRQQGANAWLTMGLREGKNREIRKLMEAMGVVVNRLLRISYGPFQLGTLKPGKVEEVKQRIVRDQMGLRETPKPTMVGKAAEKGKRPPPKRGTAASAKRFTDPEKRNSDPTKRNTGAVERNSGPTSGHSAGRSAGKPPRK from the coding sequence ATGAATGATGACGAGTCCAAAACACCCGCCCCCAAAGCCAATCCCGACACCAAGGCCATTCCGGGTGATCGTATCGCCAAGGTTTTGGCCCGCGCAGGCGTGGCCAGCCGCCGCGAGGCCGAAAAGATCATCGAGGCTGGGCGCGTCACGGTCAACGGCAAGACCATTTTGACGCCAGCGCTGAACGTGACGGACAAGGATCGCATTGTGGTTGATGGCAAACCATTGGCCGAACCAGAACCGCCACGCATCTGGCTGTATTACAAGCCAATCGGCTTGGTCACGAGCGAGCGCGATGAAAAAGGTCGCGAAACCGTGTTTGATACCCTGCCCGATGACATGCCGCGTGTGGTGTCGGTCGGGCGGCTTGATATCAATTCCGAAGGGCTGTTGTTGCTGACCAACGACGGAGAGCTGAAGCGTAAGATGGAACTGCCCAGTACCGGTTGGTTGCGCCGCTACCGTGTGCGTATCAACGGGTCCCTGTCGGAGGCCAAGCTGGATGAGTTGCGCGCAGGAATCCAGATTGACGGTGTGCACTACGCCCCCGTCGAGGTGAAATTTGACCGCCAGCAAGGTGCAAATGCCTGGCTGACTATGGGTTTGCGCGAAGGCAAAAACCGCGAGATCCGTAAGTTGATGGAAGCCATGGGCGTTGTCGTGAACCGCCTGTTGCGCATTTCGTATGGACCGTTTCAGTTGGGCACATTGAAGCCCGGCAAGGTCGAAGAAGTGAAACAACGTATCGTGCGCGACCAGATGGGACTGCGTGAAACGCCCAAGCCCACGATGGTCGGCAAGGCTGCGGAAAAGGGTAAACGTCCGCCCCCCAAGCGCGGCACGGCTGCGTCGGCAAAGCGGTTTACCGATCCTGAAAAACGCAATTCAGACCCCACAAAGCGCAATACTGGTGCCGTTGAGCGCAATTCTGGCCCGACCTCAGGTCATTCGGCGGGTCGCTCGGCGGGGAAACCGCCGCGCAAATGA
- a CDS encoding nucleoside deaminase: MTFRTHMDAALNEARAAAARGEVPVGAVVIGPTGLVIATAGNRTRELNDPTAHAEILAIRAACAALGQERLTGHDIYVTLEPCPMCAAAIANARLARLYYGASDPKSGGVAQPPRVFSHPQCHHTPEVYDGLSAETSETLLKSFFAAKRGS; encoded by the coding sequence ATGACTTTCCGCACCCACATGGACGCTGCCCTCAACGAAGCGCGCGCCGCCGCTGCCCGCGGCGAAGTGCCTGTCGGCGCGGTCGTAATTGGACCGACAGGATTGGTAATCGCCACCGCTGGCAATCGCACCCGCGAACTCAACGACCCCACGGCCCATGCCGAAATCCTCGCCATTCGCGCTGCCTGCGCCGCGTTGGGCCAAGAACGGCTGACAGGGCATGACATTTACGTCACCCTCGAACCTTGCCCGATGTGTGCCGCCGCCATTGCCAACGCCCGCCTCGCGCGGCTGTATTACGGCGCGTCCGATCCGAAATCCGGCGGGGTCGCCCAGCCTCCGCGCGTCTTCTCGCATCCGCAATGTCACCACACACCCGAAGTCTACGATGGACTGTCCGCAGAAACGTCCGAAACCTTACTAAAGTCTTTCTTTGCCGCAAAAAGAGGCAGCTGA
- a CDS encoding toxic anion resistance protein: MSDTVANNMQKAQASQKEVEKVTAVVLAEPKNELVPLAAADKTTSAAINKRMAELDMSETTSIISFGSSAQAELQVISQSMLQGVRNKDVGPAGDSLRQIVTTIRGFNVSELDVRRKRSWWEALLGRMAPAAQFAARFETVQGQIDKVTDDLLKHEHVLLKDIESLDVLYDKTLTFYDELGLYITAGEAKLSDLDAKTIPAKEAEVAAAPEDKGVMMAQELRDMRAARDDLERRVHDLKLTRQVTMQSLPSIRLVQENDKSLVTKINSTLINTVPLWETQLAQAVTIQRSAEAAVAVREANDLTNELLTANAENLRSANKMIRTEMERGVFDIEAIKKANADLIGTIEESLQIADEGKRKRAEAETELKNMEAELKSTLSAAKASGTASGHNIASSAGA, translated from the coding sequence ATGTCTGATACTGTTGCAAACAACATGCAAAAAGCCCAAGCGAGCCAGAAAGAGGTGGAAAAAGTCACCGCCGTCGTTCTGGCAGAGCCAAAAAATGAATTGGTACCGCTCGCGGCCGCTGACAAGACAACCAGCGCCGCGATCAACAAGCGTATGGCCGAACTGGACATGTCGGAAACCACTTCAATCATTTCGTTTGGATCATCCGCGCAAGCCGAATTGCAGGTGATTTCACAATCCATGCTGCAAGGTGTGCGCAATAAGGACGTCGGTCCGGCGGGCGATTCACTGCGCCAGATCGTGACGACCATTCGCGGGTTTAACGTGTCCGAGCTGGACGTGCGCCGCAAACGCAGCTGGTGGGAAGCCCTGTTAGGGCGCATGGCCCCTGCTGCACAATTTGCCGCGCGGTTTGAAACGGTTCAGGGCCAGATTGACAAGGTCACGGACGATCTTCTCAAGCACGAGCATGTGCTGCTGAAAGACATCGAAAGCCTTGATGTTCTTTATGATAAAACGCTGACGTTTTACGACGAGCTGGGGCTGTATATTACCGCTGGTGAAGCCAAGTTGAGCGATCTTGATGCCAAAACGATCCCCGCCAAGGAGGCTGAGGTTGCCGCAGCGCCCGAGGATAAGGGCGTCATGATGGCGCAGGAATTGCGCGATATGCGCGCGGCCCGTGATGATCTGGAACGCCGTGTGCACGATCTGAAACTCACGCGTCAGGTGACGATGCAGTCTTTGCCGTCGATCCGTTTGGTGCAGGAGAACGACAAATCACTGGTCACCAAGATCAATTCGACGCTGATCAACACGGTGCCGCTGTGGGAAACCCAACTGGCGCAGGCGGTGACGATCCAACGGTCTGCCGAGGCGGCTGTGGCCGTGCGCGAGGCCAACGATCTGACCAACGAGTTGTTGACGGCGAATGCCGAAAACCTGCGATCTGCCAACAAGATGATCCGCACTGAGATGGAGCGCGGCGTGTTCGATATCGAGGCAATCAAGAAGGCCAATGCGGACCTGATCGGCACAATCGAGGAATCGTTGCAGATTGCGGATGAAGGCAAGCGCAAGCGCGCCGAGGCAGAGACCGAGTTGAAGAACATGGAAGCCGAATTGAAGTCCACGTTGTCGGCAGCCAAGGCGAGCGGGACGGCATCCGGACACAACATCGCGTCGTCTGCAGGAGCGTAG
- a CDS encoding DUF2927 domain-containing protein, with protein MGKLAGGIFGKVAGLAVLLTLAACTATGPLAVSPSPQTRPSGLVAPPLTPELATRSDASRALSLHFQRVQNDLLARGLLRTDGGGPDTTFTDTILARNFVRIALFDEFVATPTGLRAQPTISRLRRWEQPVRFVVEFGATVPEDQRREDIQSVGTFVSRLSQVTSEPMSMSDTNPNFHVLILNEDDRFGYEGQLRALVPGIDDTSVQAFMDLPRDTLCLVLAFSEGGSPQYSKAVALIRGEHPDLMRLACIHEELAQGLGLANDSPRARPSIFNDDEEFGLLTTHDELLLKMLYDDRLQTGMTAAVAAPIARVIATELMNNGPA; from the coding sequence TTGGGCAAACTGGCGGGCGGCATTTTCGGGAAAGTGGCGGGCCTTGCGGTCTTGCTGACTCTTGCCGCCTGCACAGCGACAGGGCCGTTGGCCGTGTCACCGTCGCCGCAGACGCGCCCAAGCGGGTTAGTGGCGCCACCGCTTACCCCCGAATTGGCAACCCGGTCTGACGCCAGCCGCGCCCTGTCGTTGCATTTCCAGCGCGTGCAGAATGATCTGCTGGCACGTGGATTGCTGCGCACCGACGGTGGCGGGCCAGACACCACGTTTACTGATACGATTTTGGCGCGTAATTTCGTGCGGATCGCGCTGTTTGATGAATTTGTCGCAACACCCACTGGCCTGCGCGCGCAGCCTACGATTTCGCGCTTGCGGCGTTGGGAACAACCGGTGCGGTTTGTGGTGGAGTTCGGCGCGACGGTGCCCGAAGATCAGCGCCGTGAGGACATTCAATCTGTGGGTACGTTCGTGTCGCGGCTAAGTCAGGTCACGAGCGAACCGATGAGCATGAGCGATACAAACCCAAATTTTCACGTCTTGATCCTGAACGAAGACGATCGTTTCGGCTATGAGGGCCAGCTGCGTGCCTTGGTGCCCGGTATTGATGATACAAGCGTCCAAGCGTTCATGGATTTGCCGCGCGACACGTTGTGTCTGGTGCTGGCGTTTTCAGAGGGTGGCAGCCCGCAATATTCCAAGGCGGTGGCGTTGATCCGTGGCGAACACCCCGATCTGATGCGGCTGGCCTGTATCCACGAAGAACTGGCGCAGGGCTTGGGGCTGGCCAACGACAGCCCGCGAGCGCGCCCGTCGATTTTTAATGATGACGAGGAATTCGGATTGCTGACGACGCACGATGAATTGCTGTTGAAAATGCTATACGATGATCGCCTGCAAACCGGCATGACTGCGGCCGTAGCCGCGCCGATAGCACGGGTGATTGCGACAGAATTGATGAACAACGGGCCCGCATAG
- a CDS encoding metal ABC transporter ATP-binding protein: MPLINAQNIEIRHGATRAVFGVTLAIQAGEIVTIVGPNGSGKSTLLRALIGALAPSKGTITRAPNLRVGYVPQKLHIDPTLPMTVRRFLNLPVRVSVAKMRTALARTGVDASEKRQLSALSGGQLQRVLLARAILNDPQILVLDEATQGLDQPASAAFYRLIETLRDDIGCAVLMVSHELHVVMSATDRVICLNGHICCEGTPDVVTATAAYRDLFGTGTGGALALYRHDHDHGHDHDHDLKHDHPHEAAN, translated from the coding sequence ATGCCCCTGATCAATGCGCAAAACATCGAAATCCGCCACGGCGCGACCCGGGCGGTCTTTGGGGTGACCCTCGCCATTCAAGCGGGTGAGATTGTCACCATTGTCGGTCCGAACGGGTCTGGTAAATCGACGCTTCTGCGGGCGCTGATTGGCGCACTCGCACCGAGCAAAGGCACGATCACCCGCGCGCCAAATTTGCGCGTCGGCTATGTGCCCCAAAAGCTGCATATCGATCCGACGTTGCCGATGACTGTGCGGCGGTTCCTGAACCTTCCGGTTCGTGTGTCGGTGGCGAAAATGCGCACGGCACTGGCTCGAACTGGCGTAGATGCCTCTGAAAAAAGGCAACTTTCTGCGCTGTCTGGTGGTCAGCTTCAACGCGTGTTGCTGGCGCGCGCGATTTTGAATGACCCACAAATCCTTGTGCTCGACGAAGCGACCCAAGGCCTCGATCAGCCTGCATCGGCTGCGTTTTATCGCCTTATCGAAACCCTGCGTGATGATATTGGCTGTGCGGTTTTGATGGTTAGCCACGAATTGCACGTCGTCATGTCTGCCACGGATCGTGTGATCTGTTTGAACGGCCACATCTGTTGCGAAGGCACGCCCGATGTCGTCACCGCCACGGCCGCTTACCGTGACCTGTTTGGCACGGGCACGGGTGGCGCTTTGGCGCTGTATCGCCACGACCATGACCACGGTCACGACCATGACCACGACCTTAAACATGACCACCCACACGAGGCCGCAAATTGA